From Mycobacterium lacus, one genomic window encodes:
- a CDS encoding NAD(P)H-dependent glycerol-3-phosphate dehydrogenase: MAVEMREPKVVVLGGGSWGTTVASICARRGPTLQWVRSKATANDINDNHRNTRYLGNDVVLSETLRATTDFAEAANCADVVVMGVPSHGFRGVLTELARELRPWVPVVSLVKGLEQGTNMRMSQIIEEILPGHPAGILAGPNIAREVAEGYAAAAVLAMPDQHLATRLSTLFRTRRFRVYTTDDVIGVETAGALKNVFAIAVGMGYSLGIGENTRALVIARALREMTKLGVALGGKSETFPGLAGLGDLIVTCTSQRSRNRHVGEQLGAGKPIDEIIASMNQVAEGVKAASVVMEFANEFGLNMPIAREVDAVINHGSTVEQAYRGLIAEVPGHEVHGSGF, translated from the coding sequence ATGGCAGTTGAGATGCGCGAGCCCAAAGTCGTTGTCCTCGGCGGTGGTTCCTGGGGTACCACCGTTGCGTCCATCTGCGCACGCCGCGGACCGACCCTGCAATGGGTGCGCTCCAAGGCGACCGCCAACGACATCAACGACAATCACCGCAATACCCGCTACCTCGGAAACGATGTCGTCCTGAGCGAAACCCTGCGCGCCACCACCGACTTTGCCGAGGCCGCCAATTGCGCCGACGTCGTCGTCATGGGGGTGCCGTCGCATGGATTCCGGGGTGTGCTCACCGAGCTGGCCAGGGAACTGCGGCCCTGGGTGCCGGTGGTGTCACTGGTCAAGGGGCTCGAGCAGGGCACCAATATGCGGATGTCGCAGATCATCGAAGAGATACTGCCGGGTCATCCGGCAGGCATCCTGGCCGGGCCCAACATCGCCCGCGAGGTGGCCGAGGGCTACGCGGCCGCCGCGGTGCTGGCGATGCCCGACCAGCACCTGGCCACCCGGCTGTCGACGTTGTTCCGCACCCGGCGTTTCCGTGTCTACACCACCGACGATGTCATCGGCGTCGAGACGGCGGGCGCGCTCAAGAACGTCTTCGCCATCGCGGTCGGGATGGGTTATTCGCTGGGCATCGGCGAAAACACCCGCGCACTGGTGATCGCCCGCGCGCTCCGCGAGATGACGAAGCTGGGCGTGGCATTGGGCGGCAAAAGCGAGACCTTCCCCGGACTGGCGGGCCTTGGCGACCTGATCGTCACGTGCACCAGCCAGCGCAGCCGCAACCGCCACGTCGGTGAACAACTCGGCGCGGGCAAGCCCATCGACGAGATCATCGCATCGATGAACCAGGTCGCCGAGGGCGTCAAGGCCGCCAGCGTGGTCATGGAGTTCGCCAACGAATTCGGGCTGAACATGCCGATCGCCCGCGAGGTCGACGCCGTCATCAACCACGGCTCGACCGTCGAGCAGGCGTATCGCGGCCTGATCGCCGAGGTCCCGGGACACGAGGTCCACGGCTCGGGGTTCTGA